The following proteins come from a genomic window of Geothrix edaphica:
- a CDS encoding pirin family protein: protein MITLRSAGARGHFDFGWLDTHHTFSFGEYFDPEHTQFRALRVLNEDRVQPGKGFGTHGHRDMEILTWVLSGALEHRDSLGTHGVIRPGEAQVMSAGTGIRHSEFNASDTEPVHFLQIWILPEQQGLAPRYDQVAFSEKDLENRLRLIASPDGSEGSVKLFQDVKVYAARLDAGREVQAALPAGRSGFLQVAKGSVTLNGTVMNAGDAARIEGEPSLTVVAGSPSEILFFDLA from the coding sequence ATGATCACGCTGCGATCTGCCGGGGCCCGGGGCCACTTCGACTTCGGATGGCTGGACACCCACCACACCTTCTCCTTCGGAGAGTATTTCGATCCTGAACACACCCAGTTCCGTGCCCTGCGCGTGCTGAACGAGGACCGGGTCCAGCCCGGCAAAGGCTTCGGCACCCACGGCCACCGGGACATGGAGATCCTCACCTGGGTGCTGTCCGGCGCCCTGGAGCACCGCGACAGCCTGGGCACCCACGGGGTCATCCGGCCCGGCGAGGCCCAGGTTATGAGCGCCGGCACGGGCATCCGGCACAGCGAGTTCAACGCTTCGGATACGGAGCCGGTGCATTTCCTCCAGATCTGGATCCTGCCGGAACAGCAGGGCCTGGCCCCCCGCTATGACCAGGTGGCCTTCAGCGAGAAGGACCTGGAGAACCGCCTGCGCCTGATCGCCAGCCCGGATGGCTCCGAGGGCTCGGTGAAGCTCTTCCAGGATGTGAAGGTCTACGCGGCGCGCCTGGATGCCGGTCGCGAAGTCCAGGCCGCGCTGCCTGCGGGGCGTTCCGGCTTCCTCCAGGTGGCCAAGGGCTCCGTGACGCTCAATGGCACCGTCATGAACGCCGGGGATGCCGCCCGCATCGAAGGAGAGCCGTCGCTCACGGTGGTGGCCGGTTCCCCTTCCGAAATCCTGTTCTTCGATCTGGCCTGA
- a CDS encoding pirin family protein: protein MSFKPVSIVVPGLPTEDGNRVPLTRLVPGQGHRGADAFRAMDPFLLMDHFGPMVLPPGTDAGFPPHPHRGFQTLTYLIQGAFRHRDSTGGSGLLQPGGAQLMNAGAGIVHEEMPVPEHLETGGPIEGVQLWINLPKAQKRTAPGYTDLQPEAMPWQTLPGGRMRVLAGTWAGVTGPAVAPARIAYAHLELEAGGRFQHSIPAGWIAAAVPLHGSLRIEGTEVPADSVALLGEGERLALEALTPVSFMLLAGEPLREPIAHYGPFVMNTREEIEQAIEDYQTGRMGHLD from the coding sequence ATGTCTTTCAAACCCGTCTCCATCGTCGTTCCAGGCCTTCCCACGGAGGATGGCAACCGGGTGCCCCTCACCCGCCTCGTGCCCGGCCAGGGGCATCGGGGGGCCGATGCCTTCCGCGCCATGGACCCCTTCCTGCTCATGGACCACTTCGGGCCCATGGTGCTCCCTCCGGGCACGGACGCGGGCTTCCCGCCCCACCCCCACCGCGGCTTCCAGACCCTCACCTACCTCATCCAGGGCGCCTTCCGGCACCGGGACAGCACGGGCGGGTCCGGCCTGCTGCAGCCCGGCGGCGCCCAGCTCATGAACGCGGGTGCGGGCATCGTCCACGAGGAGATGCCTGTTCCCGAGCACCTCGAGACCGGCGGCCCCATCGAGGGCGTCCAGCTCTGGATCAACCTGCCGAAGGCCCAGAAGCGCACCGCCCCCGGCTACACGGACCTGCAGCCGGAAGCCATGCCCTGGCAGACCCTCCCCGGCGGTCGCATGCGCGTGCTGGCCGGCACCTGGGCGGGCGTGACCGGCCCGGCGGTGGCGCCTGCCCGGATCGCCTACGCCCACCTGGAACTGGAAGCTGGCGGGCGCTTCCAGCACAGCATCCCCGCCGGGTGGATCGCCGCGGCGGTACCCCTGCATGGTTCCCTCCGTATCGAAGGCACGGAGGTACCGGCGGACTCCGTGGCCCTGCTGGGCGAGGGCGAGCGCCTCGCCCTGGAGGCCCTCACGCCGGTCAGCTTCATGCTGCTGGCGGGGGAACCGCTCCGGGAGCCCATCGCCCACTACGGCCCCTTCGTGATGAACACCCGCGAGGAGATCGAGCAGGCCATCGAGGACTACCAGACGGGGCGCATGGGCCACCTGGACTGA
- a CDS encoding replication-associated recombination protein A, producing MSHVPLPERLRPATLDEVVGQAHLLGPKGALTRLTAGGRLPSMVMWGPPGTGKTTLARILAEATGHGFMEFSGVSGSAAELKKFLADSREMPLFRTVPPVVFLDEIHRFNRAQQDILLPFLERGEAILIGATTENPAFYLNPALRSRCQLIALKALEPAHIQQVLKRAWAKERTGQPEPAKVFEWLSHWAGGDLRSALSGLETWMEMPDPDLESLQGALGGRMMFDRADGHYDLASAFQKSLRGSDADAALYYLSRMIRGGEDPRFIARRLMVCAAEDVGNADPQAFILCEAASRAVEQIGWPEARIPLAQAIIYVANAPKSNATVLAVDAALAADDAPIPEAIRDAHTATARKAGRGAGYHYSHDDYDREQTFLPDKLRGQTFYEPKRPQERSWRDRQEPDAEALSALWEAWVEDHPDGGELPLEAWSAELACSREALARSIHKLAQGKFTLGRKLEAKPV from the coding sequence ATGTCCCACGTCCCCCTGCCCGAACGCCTCCGCCCGGCCACCCTCGACGAGGTGGTGGGCCAGGCCCACCTGCTCGGCCCCAAGGGCGCGCTGACCCGGCTTACCGCGGGCGGGCGGCTGCCCTCGATGGTGATGTGGGGGCCGCCGGGCACCGGCAAGACCACCCTGGCCCGCATCCTGGCCGAGGCCACGGGCCACGGGTTCATGGAGTTTTCGGGCGTCAGCGGCAGCGCCGCGGAGCTGAAGAAGTTCCTCGCCGACAGCCGCGAGATGCCGCTGTTCCGCACGGTGCCGCCCGTGGTGTTCCTGGACGAGATCCACCGCTTCAACCGGGCCCAGCAGGACATCCTGCTGCCCTTCCTCGAACGCGGCGAGGCCATCCTCATCGGCGCCACCACGGAGAACCCGGCCTTCTACCTGAACCCGGCGCTGCGCAGCCGCTGCCAGCTCATCGCCCTCAAGGCCCTGGAGCCGGCCCACATCCAGCAGGTGCTCAAGCGGGCCTGGGCCAAGGAGCGGACCGGGCAGCCGGAACCGGCCAAAGTCTTCGAGTGGCTCTCGCACTGGGCTGGCGGCGACCTGCGCTCGGCGCTCTCGGGGCTCGAGACCTGGATGGAGATGCCGGATCCCGACCTGGAGTCCCTCCAGGGCGCCCTGGGCGGTCGCATGATGTTCGACCGCGCCGACGGCCACTACGACCTGGCCAGCGCCTTCCAGAAGAGCCTCAGGGGCTCCGATGCCGACGCCGCCCTCTACTACCTGAGCCGCATGATCCGAGGCGGGGAGGATCCCCGCTTCATCGCCCGCCGCCTCATGGTCTGCGCCGCCGAGGATGTGGGCAACGCCGATCCCCAGGCCTTCATCCTCTGCGAGGCCGCCAGCCGGGCCGTGGAGCAGATCGGCTGGCCCGAGGCCCGCATCCCCCTGGCCCAGGCCATCATCTACGTGGCCAACGCCCCCAAGAGCAACGCCACGGTGTTGGCCGTGGACGCGGCCCTGGCGGCGGACGACGCGCCGATCCCCGAAGCCATCCGCGACGCCCACACCGCCACCGCCCGCAAGGCCGGGCGGGGCGCGGGCTACCACTACTCCCACGACGACTACGACCGGGAGCAGACTTTCCTGCCTGACAAGCTGCGTGGGCAAACCTTTTACGAACCGAAGCGCCCCCAGGAACGCAGCTGGCGGGACCGCCAGGAGCCCGATGCCGAGGCCCTGTCCGCGCTCTGGGAGGCCTGGGTCGAGGACCATCCCGACGGCGGCGAGCTGCCCCTGGAAGCCTGGAGCGCTGAGCTGGCGTGCAGCCGCGAAGCCCTGGCGCGGTCCATCCACAAACTGGCCCAGGGCAAGTTCACCCTGGGCCGGAAGCTGGAAGCGAAGCCGGTCTGA
- a CDS encoding alanyl-tRNA editing protein has product MLPAYERDPYATFLETRLVRGGEDQGRPFAILEDTVFYPEGGGQPCDLGSVNGVAVVDVQKREGEIRHYLASPLAEGPASLTLDWARRFDHMQQHTGQHLLTAVAQDQFKWETTAFHLGASVCDIELTAPSISPREMEQLEEAVASEIRAHRDISARRVSPEAYKLEVVRSRGLPEGHSGDIRLVQIAGVDLNTCGGTHLRHTGEIEALKLLGTEPIRGGTRLFYVAGRRARLRLDAHEKRSAALRALLGAPDEDLVPALQTKLDQLLVLDRRSRKLEEELAELQATALAARPGALVEVHLEGKDMAFLQKLARGILAAAPAKAVFLTSEGGGQGLFLLSAGEDSRLDVPTAGKAVAALLGAKGGGSGKSFQGKAPDLAARAEALASLQAGGVEP; this is encoded by the coding sequence ATGCTTCCGGCCTACGAACGAGACCCCTACGCCACGTTCCTGGAGACCCGCCTCGTCCGGGGCGGCGAGGACCAAGGCCGACCCTTCGCGATCCTGGAGGACACGGTCTTCTACCCCGAGGGTGGCGGCCAGCCCTGCGACCTGGGCTCCGTGAACGGCGTGGCTGTGGTGGACGTGCAGAAGCGGGAGGGCGAGATCCGCCACTACCTGGCCTCACCGCTGGCGGAAGGCCCTGCCTCGCTGACGCTGGACTGGGCCCGCCGCTTCGACCACATGCAGCAGCACACGGGCCAGCATCTGCTCACGGCCGTGGCCCAGGATCAGTTCAAGTGGGAGACCACGGCCTTCCACCTGGGGGCGTCGGTCTGCGACATCGAGCTCACGGCTCCCTCCATTTCGCCACGCGAAATGGAGCAGTTGGAAGAGGCTGTGGCGTCTGAGATCCGGGCGCATCGAGACATTTCGGCCCGACGGGTGAGCCCGGAGGCCTACAAGCTGGAGGTGGTGCGCTCCCGTGGTCTCCCGGAGGGCCACTCGGGGGACATCCGCCTGGTGCAGATCGCGGGGGTGGACCTGAACACCTGCGGCGGCACGCACCTGCGCCACACCGGCGAGATCGAGGCCCTGAAGCTGCTGGGGACCGAGCCCATCCGGGGAGGCACGCGCCTCTTCTACGTGGCCGGAAGGCGCGCCAGGCTGCGCCTGGACGCGCATGAAAAGCGCAGCGCGGCCCTGCGTGCCCTGCTGGGTGCGCCGGACGAAGACCTGGTGCCCGCCCTTCAGACCAAGCTGGATCAGCTGCTGGTTCTGGACCGCCGCAGCCGCAAGCTGGAAGAGGAGCTGGCGGAGCTCCAGGCCACCGCTCTCGCGGCGCGACCCGGCGCCCTCGTGGAGGTCCACCTGGAGGGGAAGGACATGGCCTTCCTCCAGAAGCTGGCCCGGGGCATCCTCGCCGCAGCTCCCGCCAAGGCCGTGTTTCTCACCTCCGAAGGAGGCGGGCAGGGGCTCTTCCTGCTGAGTGCGGGGGAGGATTCCCGCCTGGATGTGCCGACCGCCGGCAAGGCCGTGGCGGCGCTCCTGGGCGCCAAGGGCGGCGGCTCCGGGAAGAGCTTCCAGGGCAAGGCGCCGGATCTGGCGGCGCGGGCCGAAGCGCTGGCCTCCCTCCAGGCGGGCGGAGTCGAGCCATGA
- a CDS encoding alpha/beta hydrolase produces MTRSWPLWIVSILKLVGWGLGIYVGLCLLAFLAQRRMMYFPDREPEPEAVQRALGVRMGPWRDGKGSVLGWRRAARRGGPRILVLHGNAGDALGRVDYMPTLEAAGFEGVLLEYPGYGPREGERSEASLVADARAALRQLKAESTAPVFLLGESLGSGVAVQVAAAEPKLVAGLLLAVPFARMTEVAAHHYPYLPMTLILRDRWDSLGRIRGYPGPVAIVVAGQDEVVGAAQGRRLAQGPAGPVRVWEVPGATHNSLPLAPGRPPWSEALAFLRSRAGMGQ; encoded by the coding sequence ATGACACGGTCCTGGCCACTCTGGATCGTCAGCATCCTCAAGCTGGTGGGTTGGGGTCTGGGGATCTACGTGGGGCTCTGCCTCCTGGCCTTCCTGGCCCAGCGCCGCATGATGTACTTCCCCGACCGCGAACCCGAGCCGGAGGCGGTGCAGCGGGCCCTCGGCGTGCGTATGGGCCCCTGGCGGGACGGGAAGGGGAGCGTGCTCGGCTGGCGGCGGGCGGCGCGGCGGGGTGGCCCCCGCATCCTCGTGCTGCACGGGAACGCTGGAGACGCCCTGGGCCGGGTGGACTACATGCCGACGCTGGAGGCCGCGGGTTTCGAAGGGGTGCTGCTGGAGTATCCGGGCTACGGCCCCCGGGAGGGGGAGCGATCGGAGGCCTCGCTGGTGGCCGATGCCCGGGCGGCGCTGCGCCAGCTGAAGGCGGAATCCACCGCGCCGGTGTTCCTGCTGGGTGAGAGCCTCGGGTCCGGCGTGGCGGTGCAGGTGGCCGCCGCGGAGCCGAAGCTGGTGGCCGGCCTGCTCCTCGCCGTGCCCTTCGCGCGGATGACGGAAGTGGCCGCGCACCACTACCCGTACCTCCCCATGACCCTGATCCTGCGGGATCGCTGGGACAGCCTGGGCCGCATCCGCGGCTACCCAGGTCCGGTGGCCATCGTGGTGGCGGGGCAGGACGAAGTGGTGGGCGCCGCCCAGGGCCGCCGGCTGGCCCAGGGCCCCGCGGGACCGGTCCGGGTCTGGGAAGTGCCCGGGGCCACCCACAACAGCCTGCCTCTGGCGCCGGGCCGCCCGCCCTGGTCCGAGGCCCTGGCCTTCCTCCGCAGCCGCGCGGGGATGGGACAATGA
- a CDS encoding cysteine desulfurase family protein: MDLIYLDHNATTPLAPEAFEAMRPWFMERFGNASAAYALGHLSDGAVVAAREQAAALVGCTPAEIVFTSGGTESLNHAFRGVWEGVPAKRHLVTTAVEHPAVRALVVWWKGQGGEVTDVGVDEAGRLDLGALEAAVRPETALVAVMAANNESGALFPVAEATRIAKAKGALSLVDATQAMGKIAVDAGAWGADLLCLSGHKFHGPKGTGLLMIRRGVRLKPLMLGGSQERGRRGGTENVPGIVGLGKAAELARARLPEMDRVRGLRDELEARILDGIPDVRIHSAAADRLPNTSLVGFAGIEGEALQLKLAEHGICVSTGSACSTGMREPSHVLRAMRVPDAYARGTVRFSLGLGTTADQMAHVAELLPGLVGELRRGLGGR, from the coding sequence ATGGATCTGATCTACCTCGACCACAACGCCACCACGCCCCTCGCTCCCGAGGCCTTCGAGGCCATGCGGCCCTGGTTCATGGAGCGCTTCGGCAACGCCAGCGCAGCCTATGCCCTGGGCCACCTGTCGGACGGCGCCGTGGTGGCGGCACGGGAGCAGGCGGCGGCTCTGGTGGGCTGCACGCCGGCGGAGATCGTGTTCACCAGCGGCGGCACGGAGAGCCTCAACCACGCCTTCCGGGGCGTGTGGGAGGGCGTCCCCGCCAAGCGCCACCTGGTGACCACGGCCGTGGAGCATCCGGCCGTGCGGGCCCTGGTGGTGTGGTGGAAGGGCCAGGGCGGCGAGGTCACGGATGTGGGCGTGGATGAGGCCGGCCGACTGGACCTGGGGGCCCTGGAGGCCGCGGTGCGGCCGGAGACGGCCCTGGTGGCCGTCATGGCCGCCAACAACGAATCGGGCGCGCTGTTTCCGGTGGCCGAAGCCACCCGCATCGCGAAGGCGAAGGGGGCGCTCTCCCTGGTGGATGCCACCCAGGCCATGGGCAAGATCGCGGTGGACGCCGGAGCCTGGGGGGCCGACCTGCTCTGCCTCAGCGGCCACAAGTTCCACGGCCCCAAGGGCACGGGCCTCCTCATGATCCGGCGGGGCGTGCGCCTGAAGCCCCTGATGCTGGGCGGCTCCCAGGAGCGGGGCCGGCGGGGCGGCACTGAGAATGTCCCGGGCATCGTGGGGCTGGGCAAGGCCGCCGAGCTGGCCCGGGCCAGACTGCCGGAGATGGACCGCGTGCGCGGCCTCCGGGATGAGCTCGAGGCGCGCATCCTAGATGGGATCCCGGATGTCCGCATCCACAGCGCCGCTGCCGACCGCCTGCCCAACACCAGCCTGGTGGGATTCGCGGGGATCGAAGGCGAGGCCCTGCAGCTGAAGCTGGCGGAGCACGGCATCTGCGTCTCCACGGGCAGCGCGTGCAGCACGGGCATGCGCGAGCCCAGCCATGTGCTGCGTGCCATGCGCGTGCCGGATGCCTATGCCCGGGGCACGGTCCGCTTCAGCCTGGGCCTGGGCACCACGGCCGACCAGATGGCCCACGTGGCGGAGCTGCTGCCGGGGCTGGTGGGGGAGCTGCGCCGGGGCCTGGGCGGGCGCTGA
- a CDS encoding YheT family hydrolase, giving the protein MRTLAPPPLPCRAPWWAASGHLQTILGNYLPGASPDHPSTPFRIPLPDGDQLTGRHYPGETDALVLVFHGLGGDDQAHYVRRTIALARKLGHHVWTVNHRGCGEGRGLAKKPYHSGSGDDLGAAFAAARERHPRLRQLAIGYSLSANALLLNLGGGLPEPSAQPDCAIAVNPPVDLGACSSAIHSGLSRLYELRFIKRCRKAIRQRVEDGLIQDIYRTGPLMSLRAFDDAYTTKAGGFRDADDYYARCSARHHLSKIAIPTVILMAKDDPFIPWRHAAEAEPSAAVHLHIEPHGGHMGYLSRDLPGHRWLPYAVEHYARQLLGE; this is encoded by the coding sequence ATGCGCACGCTGGCTCCGCCGCCCCTCCCCTGCCGCGCCCCCTGGTGGGCCGCTTCAGGCCACCTCCAGACCATCCTGGGCAACTACCTGCCCGGGGCCTCGCCGGACCACCCCTCGACCCCCTTCCGCATCCCCCTGCCCGATGGGGACCAGCTCACCGGGCGGCATTATCCAGGCGAGACGGATGCCCTGGTGCTGGTCTTCCACGGCCTCGGGGGCGATGACCAGGCCCACTACGTGCGGCGCACCATCGCCCTGGCCCGGAAGCTCGGCCACCATGTGTGGACCGTCAATCATCGGGGTTGCGGCGAGGGGCGCGGCCTGGCGAAGAAGCCCTACCACAGCGGCTCCGGCGATGACCTCGGCGCGGCCTTCGCCGCCGCCCGGGAGCGCCATCCCCGGCTGCGCCAGCTGGCCATCGGCTACTCCCTGTCCGCCAACGCCCTGCTGCTGAACCTGGGCGGCGGCCTGCCGGAACCCTCCGCGCAACCCGATTGCGCCATCGCCGTGAACCCGCCCGTGGACCTGGGCGCCTGCTCCAGCGCCATCCACTCCGGCCTCAGCCGGCTCTACGAGCTGCGCTTCATCAAGCGCTGCCGCAAGGCCATCCGCCAGCGCGTGGAGGACGGTCTCATCCAGGACATCTACCGGACGGGCCCCCTCATGAGCCTGCGGGCCTTCGACGATGCCTACACCACGAAGGCTGGAGGGTTCCGGGACGCCGACGACTACTACGCCCGGTGCTCGGCCCGCCATCATCTGTCGAAGATCGCGATACCGACCGTCATCCTCATGGCCAAGGACGATCCCTTCATTCCCTGGCGGCACGCCGCCGAGGCGGAGCCCTCGGCCGCCGTGCACCTCCACATCGAACCCCACGGCGGCCACATGGGCTACCTCAGCCGGGACCTGCCAGGACACCGCTGGCTGCCGTACGCGGTGGAGCACTATGCCAGGCAGCTGCTCGGCGAGTAG
- a CDS encoding NADP-dependent malic enzyme, producing MSRKQEALDYHSQGRKGKIEVVATKPCSTARDLANAYSPGVAEPCLEIEKNPEDAYKYTAKGNLVAVISNGTAVLGLGNIGALAGKPVMEGKGVLFKRFADIDVFDIEVNELDIDRFCQVVKALEPTFGGVNLEDIKAPECFEIETRLKKEMNIPVFHDDQHGTAIISTAALMNASEIVKKKLSDMKVVFSGAGASAIACANMMVAAGVKLENLWLCDTKGLVYTGRTEGMNKYKDKFAKPSEWRTLADTIVNADVFVGCSSKGALTPEMLLSMAKNPIVFALANPDPEIDYPTAKATRDDIILATGRSDYPNQVNNVLGFPFIFRGALDVRASEINEPMKLAAAKALAALAKEEVPDSVVKAYSGQKFTFGPEYIIPKPFDPRVLLWVAPAVAKAAMETGVAKQPIADMQAYKERLEGLQGRSKDVIRSVVHRAKANPKRVVFPEGDHPLILQAVSQMVDEGICIPILVGDPVKVKAVAAGHGISVDGIEILDPATVTWRKEAEDAFLDLRKRRGVTRDEAGRKLQERIYFGAMMCRMGKADGLIAGLTMYYPDTIRPCLEVIGTRKGVKRVCGVYTMVLKNRVLFFSDTTMNIEPSSEELAEIALLTADLAKDTFGMEPQVAMLSFSDFGSVEHPLVRKVQKAVEIVKTTRPGLKCDGEMQADTALGDGILSENYPWVDLPGGPNVLIFPDLTSGNIGYKLVQRLAGAEVIGPITCGMAAPVHVLQRHSDMNDIIHLTALTVVEAQQK from the coding sequence ATGAGTCGTAAACAGGAAGCCCTCGATTACCATTCGCAGGGACGGAAGGGAAAGATCGAGGTTGTCGCCACCAAGCCCTGTTCGACCGCCCGCGATCTGGCCAACGCGTATTCCCCAGGTGTGGCGGAGCCCTGCCTGGAGATCGAGAAGAACCCCGAGGACGCCTACAAGTACACCGCCAAGGGCAACCTGGTGGCCGTGATCTCCAACGGCACCGCCGTGCTGGGCCTGGGCAACATCGGCGCCCTGGCCGGCAAGCCCGTGATGGAAGGCAAGGGGGTGCTCTTCAAGCGCTTCGCCGACATCGACGTGTTCGACATTGAAGTGAACGAGCTGGACATCGACCGCTTCTGCCAGGTGGTGAAGGCGCTGGAGCCCACTTTCGGCGGCGTGAACCTCGAGGACATCAAGGCCCCCGAGTGCTTCGAGATCGAGACCCGCCTGAAGAAGGAGATGAACATCCCCGTCTTCCACGATGACCAGCACGGCACCGCCATCATCAGCACCGCGGCCCTGATGAACGCCTCAGAAATCGTGAAGAAGAAGCTGAGCGACATGAAGGTGGTGTTCAGCGGCGCCGGGGCCTCGGCCATCGCCTGCGCCAACATGATGGTCGCCGCCGGCGTGAAGCTCGAAAACCTGTGGCTCTGCGACACCAAGGGCCTGGTCTACACGGGCCGCACCGAGGGCATGAACAAGTACAAGGACAAGTTCGCCAAGCCCAGCGAGTGGCGCACCCTGGCCGACACCATCGTGAACGCGGATGTGTTCGTGGGCTGCTCCAGCAAGGGCGCGCTGACGCCCGAGATGCTGCTGAGCATGGCCAAGAACCCCATCGTCTTCGCCCTGGCCAACCCTGATCCCGAGATCGACTACCCCACCGCGAAGGCCACCCGCGACGACATCATCCTGGCCACGGGTCGCAGCGACTACCCGAACCAGGTGAACAACGTCCTGGGCTTCCCCTTCATCTTCCGCGGCGCTCTGGATGTGCGCGCCTCGGAGATCAACGAGCCGATGAAGCTGGCCGCCGCCAAGGCCCTGGCCGCCCTGGCCAAGGAAGAGGTTCCGGATTCCGTGGTGAAGGCCTACTCGGGCCAGAAGTTCACCTTCGGCCCCGAATACATCATCCCCAAGCCCTTCGATCCCCGCGTGCTCCTGTGGGTGGCCCCGGCCGTCGCCAAGGCCGCCATGGAGACGGGCGTGGCGAAGCAGCCCATCGCCGACATGCAGGCCTACAAGGAGCGCCTCGAGGGGCTCCAGGGCCGCAGCAAGGACGTGATCCGCAGCGTGGTCCATCGCGCCAAGGCCAACCCCAAGCGCGTGGTCTTCCCCGAGGGCGACCATCCGCTGATCCTCCAGGCTGTCTCTCAGATGGTGGATGAGGGCATCTGCATTCCCATCCTGGTGGGCGACCCCGTCAAGGTGAAGGCCGTGGCCGCCGGTCACGGCATCTCCGTGGACGGCATCGAGATCCTGGATCCGGCCACCGTGACCTGGCGCAAGGAGGCGGAGGACGCCTTCCTGGACCTGCGGAAGCGCCGCGGCGTCACCCGTGACGAAGCGGGCCGCAAGCTTCAGGAACGCATCTACTTCGGTGCCATGATGTGCCGCATGGGCAAGGCCGATGGGCTGATCGCGGGCCTGACGATGTACTACCCCGACACCATCCGCCCCTGCCTGGAGGTCATCGGCACCCGCAAGGGCGTCAAGCGCGTCTGCGGCGTCTACACCATGGTGCTGAAGAACCGCGTGCTGTTCTTCTCCGATACGACCATGAACATCGAGCCCAGCAGCGAGGAGCTGGCTGAGATCGCCCTGCTCACCGCGGACCTGGCGAAGGACACCTTCGGCATGGAACCCCAGGTCGCCATGCTCTCCTTCTCCGACTTCGGCAGCGTGGAGCACCCCCTGGTCCGCAAGGTCCAGAAGGCCGTGGAGATCGTGAAGACCACCCGCCCCGGCCTCAAGTGCGACGGCGAGATGCAGGCCGACACCGCCCTGGGCGACGGCATCCTGTCCGAGAACTACCCCTGGGTGGACCTCCCGGGCGGGCCGAACGTGTTGATCTTCCCCGACCTCACCAGCGGCAACATCGGCTACAAGCTGGTGCAGCGGCTGGCGGGCGCTGAGGTCATCGGTCCCATCACCTGCGGCATGGCGGCTCCGGTCCACGTGCTCCAGCGGCACAGCGACATGAACGACATCATCCACCTCACGGCGCTCACCGTCGTGGAGGCGCAGCAGAAGTAG
- a CDS encoding SirB1 family protein produces the protein MSLLEYLRLDPQCRNLAEGAIHAVAPALEDPDPAPVVMLLNEWAFDLAGRMPLPWDTAKALEALNHMLFVELGFEGDRETYDDPLNALLPAVVARRKGLPIALSILWIDLARRLGFDAVGVGLPGHFIAALRTGPALLCFDPFNRGCAVGEEAGAALVRAASAGRVTFHPDMLRPATDRQILVRLVRNLHLRFMHAEDWEEALWTATHLILLDPEDARVHKERAFVHLQRDEPGPALRDLREALRLSPDPDPELQTWLQQLEK, from the coding sequence ATGTCCCTGCTCGAATACCTTCGCCTCGACCCGCAGTGCCGGAACCTGGCCGAAGGCGCCATCCACGCGGTGGCCCCGGCCCTGGAGGATCCCGACCCGGCGCCGGTGGTCATGCTGCTGAATGAGTGGGCCTTCGACCTCGCCGGGCGCATGCCCCTGCCCTGGGATACCGCCAAGGCCCTGGAGGCCCTGAACCACATGCTCTTCGTCGAGCTGGGCTTCGAGGGCGACCGCGAGACCTACGATGACCCCCTGAACGCGCTGCTCCCGGCCGTGGTGGCAAGGCGCAAGGGACTGCCCATCGCTCTGTCCATCCTCTGGATCGATCTGGCGCGCCGCCTCGGCTTCGACGCCGTGGGCGTGGGCCTGCCCGGGCACTTCATCGCCGCCCTGCGCACCGGACCCGCCCTGCTCTGCTTCGACCCCTTCAACCGCGGGTGCGCCGTGGGCGAGGAGGCCGGGGCCGCCCTGGTGCGGGCCGCCAGCGCCGGCCGCGTCACCTTCCACCCGGACATGCTGAGGCCCGCCACGGACCGCCAGATCCTCGTCCGCCTGGTGCGCAACCTCCACCTGCGCTTCATGCACGCCGAGGACTGGGAGGAGGCCCTCTGGACGGCCACCCACCTGATCCTGCTGGACCCGGAGGATGCCCGGGTCCACAAGGAGCGCGCCTTCGTGCACCTCCAGCGGGACGAGCCCGGACCGGCCCTCCGGGATCTCCGCGAAGCCCTGCGCCTCAGCCCCGATCCCGATCCCGAGCTCCAGACCTGGCTCCAGCAGCTGGAAAAGTAA